A single genomic interval of Carassius carassius chromosome 24, fCarCar2.1, whole genome shotgun sequence harbors:
- the LOC132102872 gene encoding uncharacterized protein LOC132102872 isoform X1, whose product MHPSSRPSVPPRSRRFDNRRTEVKPSQGAKREDKIMNMASSFPRRGTRGPPESSRLKGPGQGARAPVVQSKLVRPKKNGAHAIPAISKPKSGHTVSNPVPAVDPNYNEPSLPCLCCDGPSPQDINSLFNHNHNNNNTVNIGQQMKLPPPQKELVVPKQDIKEDECKPEVIQPNLIPVEEREEENGIVDEKEGGELKNDDCSVKVNANVDENGNGNCNGEDDEDDDDEDDEDDDTLVPSSCNCPESMLDFSLTSSTSSSSTSISSCSDLECDCPETFSLSSQDQEATERYPSSCSLDTNCPAFQSSVLPLDLNTSARSPCSSDEGYPSAPCTPSSDYIDSKGSEEGKCNKVDLLHFLDSIEELGKMDLFYRIARLACWELDGELIVRDRLDHQQKLQRVNKEVKLAYLVKLQEEGLDFDDEDITGVLDEMGNIEIPWKLYKSNKSSESQEFSDAGVDLTVPSDLDETPASDSLAPSPLDPPPRPPKPPTRHVSAHPESHTYENISRQHVFSVSSTDDATSIPVPALPVLSSSSSPPLLKPPVLPPLPSQPVPYFTLNTVRPALTSPTPPIPPPRRRHKARLEAQRLAELEREKAPLSFPPPMSRPPPLPPPPVMSSPPAIPPPPSLSPPPSFHALDVEIRKLLALAGLTQAELLKLSPELGVCVDVVLENEQQPMSDVSQIREISLNRTHKEESKDIPDKGYSSLEEGFGKDRSTGVKELDTLSEKEVSKDEQKEANRTTSFTEMARRRKRNGGHCNHSCSCVFGSPNSYYSTDLSNTNIPNVSFGCFDYTSMIADTPPPPPPRPLPPCPPIASNPPELPPLKPCTLPANASRPDRFDWLIAFTPDTESPPLEMRKSSNDAILQKGPTSTSGSKVTTFKELRNRSKQSYPPAHIQPEPDPTVITPDPDFLYNLKWRREKIDGNGWEYTSQAQASFLQPPPTPASLSLFREMCRLNKQEDCPAEPKVSQQLGCSVSEGSLRTICDERDKAVHTKKMDDENKVEVRGLADGAWTLETRTTVSSPPLSLSSTSPYYLHSAPLSQASQFYHTDTDRDRAVTRCEGSINFSNPLCLNYTLDCIKDDNTDSLYCAGPENNKSLFCKQENDLNGNMDSLYHHCNHADSLLDSLSVCGHDRDSTKNSFCPHNSGVNSIRNHGSLYSDARYTRSSLKLFTDPEPPTDINTLTEGDITPYKNIDMQTYITMRNLKNQSYVNKNSYKDTNLLFDLNSDNTDDSKPPINPFLDQNSNENTTQQLVSFPAYYLYHPNNCPLHKGAPPRLSPVGAISPPHRSGPPVPGTDVARLCSPLFPRSRTLPALAAPLYYPYLYTPPVQAPLREPSVPILHSQQTPPPLTLTFRSFSFAGSEQKNVAWMGEDVRPSLSAEGLSSACLQEKKTLVNSVSVAVEAILAQFNLSRTVVQKFHSVDKTLSGDSSVNPALGRLVLQCLCPALRSLLSDGLKPHQSDLIAGRRPNTPWGLVQASTRPGPSTQALHSLQTKVAGLPQLRQSRHRFNAFLFGLLNVKLLDCWLSHLQSCSDVLETYYRPTSFMRLSLTSCQSLFEELLLLLQPLSLLTFNLDLLFQHHHLDPSSPTLTPASQTSEIYCPPNEEFSFHLSPKGLFQGRRLGSELEQDHGSLGLATNPNSGLTSHVLDVSAYRNPISLSSDVTKEEANPPLSLFKGNDISIPLNAGSISQQAGQALQQGWGAVMRLGERFGQNFGLATTTEDVKGPNSPEDCKTGFSLNLKCPDENRQEPRDDLSLRDSGAAVPWGLGRLFGASKSPNNPPTSRRPSQWLSPGLSALSRLVNLGQGPPPEKREPQRSKDKEEDENEKINETRDQPNPLRMVRTLCDHTGTGAELSFGKGEELVLLGGVDHDWIRCRQGHKEGLVPIGYASLIM is encoded by the exons CAAGGTGCACGAGCTCCTGTGGTTCAGTCCAAACTGGTGCGGCCAAAGAAGAATGGTGCTCACGCAATACCAGCAATCTCAAAACCAAAAAGTGGACACACTGTTTCAAACCCAGTCCCAGCTGTGGATCCAAACTATAATGAGCCAAGCCTACCTTGTCTGTGTTGTGATGGCCCTTCACCTCAGGATATCAACAGCCTTTTTAATCACAACCATAACAACAATAACACTGTAAACATCGGGCAACAAATGAAGCTGCCACCGCCACAGAAGGAATTGGTAGTGCCAAAACAAGACATCAAAGAAGATGAGTGTAAGCCAGAAGTAATACAACCTAATCTTATCCCagtggaagagagagaggaggaaaatgGCATTGTGGATGAAAAAGAGGGTGGTGAGCTCAAAAATGATGACTGTAGTGTAAAAGTGAATGCTAATGTTGATGAGAATGGCAACGGCAATTGTAAtggtgaagatgatgaagatgatgacgatgaagatgatgaagatgatgatactCTTGTCCCTTCTTCCTGCAACTGTCCAGAATCCATGCTGGACTTCTCCCTCACATCTTCTACCTCATCTTCATCTACATCCATCAGCAGCTGCTCTGATCTGGAGTGTGACTGCCCTGAAACATTTTCATTGTCATCACAGGACCAAGAGGCAACTGAACGCTATCCATCGTCTTGTTCCCTGGATACCAACTGCCCTGCCTTTCAGTCCAGTGTCTTACCACTGGATCTCAACACTTCTGCAAGATCGCCTTGCTCTTCTGATGAAGGCTATCCCTCAGCCCCGTGCACTCCATCCTCTGActacatagacagcaagggaTCAGAAGAAGGAAAATGTAATAAAGTGGATCTCCTACATTTTTTAGACTCCATAGAAGAGTTGGGAAAAATGGATCTGTTCTACCGCATTGCTAGGCTGGCATGCTGGGAACTGGATGGTGAGCTGATTGTCAGAGATAGATTGGATCACCAGCAGAAGCTTCAGAGGGTTAACAAAGAGGTAAAGTTGGCTTATCTTGTGAAACTTCAGGAGGAAGGGTTAGACTTTGACGATGAGGATATCACTGGAGTTTTGGATGAAATGGGGAATATTGAAATTCCATGGAAGTTGTATAAAAGCAACAAATCAAGTGAATCCCAGGAATTTTCTGATGCAGGGGTAGATCTGACAGTTCCTTCTGACCTTGATGAAACCCCTGCCTCTGATTCACTTGCTCCATCACCACTGGATCCTCCTCCTCGGCCCCCGAAACCTCCAACAAGGCATGTGAGTGCCCATCCAGAATCACACACTTACGAGAACATCAGCAGACAACATGTCTTCTCAGTCTCATCCACCGATGATGCTACAAGTATCCCTGTCCCTGCCTTGCCTGTGctttcatcctcatcctcaccccCACTCCTGAAACCTCCTGTCCTTCCTCCACTGCCATCACAGCCTGTGCCCTACTTCACCCTAAATACAGTCAGACCTGCTCTTACCTCCCCCACCCCACCAATTCCTCCTCCAAGAAGAAGGCATAAAGCCCGTCTAGAGGCTCAGAGACTTGCTGAGCTTGAAAGAGAAAAGGCTCCTCTGTCTTTTCCACCACCAATGTCTAGACCTCCTCCATTGCCACCTCCACCTGTGATGTCCTCTCCTCCAGCTATTCCACCTCCACCATCACTCTCGCCACCTCCATCTTTTCATGCTCTGGATGTGGAAATCCGAAAGTTGCTTGCACTGGCAGGCCTCACCCAGGCTGAATTGCTTAAACTTAGTCCCGAGTTGGGTGTCTGTGTAGATGTTGTCTTGGAGAATGAGCAACAGCCTATGTCTGATGTCTCTCAGATTAGAGAAATCAGTTTAAACAGGACACACAAGGAAGAAAGTAAGGATATTCCAGATAAGGGATATTCCAGTTTGGAGGAAGGATTTGGGAAAGACAGGTCTACAGGTGTAAAGGAATTAGATACTCTCAGTGAAAAGGAAGTTTCTAAAGATGAACAGAAGGAAGCAAACAGGACAACATCCTTCACAGAAATGGCAAGACGACGTAAGAGAAATGGTGGACACTGTAATCATAGCTGCAGCTGTGTTTTTGGATCTCCCAACTCGTATTACAGCACTGATCTTAGCAATACAAACATCCCGAATGTTAGCTTTGGATGTTTTGATTATACTTCAATGATTGCAGAtacacctcctcctccacctccaagACCATTGCCCCCTTGTCCACCAATCGCCTCCAACCCTCCTGAACTTCCTCCTCTCAAGCCATGCACTCTACCCGCCAATGCTTCTCGTCCTGACAGATTTGACTGGTTGATAGCCTTCACCCCAGATACAGAGTCACCACCTCTTGAGATGCGAAAATCATCAAATGATGCCATATTGCAAAAAGGCCCAACTTCAACTTCAGGATCAAAAGTCACAACCTTTAAAGAATTACGCAACAGAAGCAAACAGAGCTACCCACCAGCTCATATTCAACCAGAACCTGATCCAACTGTTATCACCCCAGACCCTGATTTCCTGTACAACCTCAAATGGAGAAGAGAAAAGATTGATGGGAATGGCTGGGAATATACTTCCCAAGCACAAGCCTCATTTCTTCAGCctccacccactcctgcctcatTGTCCCTATTTAGGGAAATGTGCCGCCTGAATAAACAAGAAGATTGTCCAGCAGAACCCAAAGTGTCCCAACAACTTGGCTGTTCAGTAAGTGAAGGCAGCCTAAGAACTATTTGTGATGAAAGAGATAaagctgttcacaccaagaagaTGGATGATGAAAATAAAGTGGAAGTTAGGGGATTGGCAGATGGAGCATGGACTTTGGAAACCAGGACAACAG TGTCCTCACCTCCCTTGTCCCTCTCCTCGACTTCGCCTTATTATCTGCACTCTGCTCCCCTGTCACAAGCCTCTCAGTTTTACCACACTGACACTGACAGGGATCGTGCCGTGACCCGTTGTGAGGGCTCCATAAACTTCTCGAACCCGTTATGCTTAAATTACACTTTAGACTGCATCAAAGATGACAATACTGACTCCCTGTACTGTGCGGGCCCAGAAAACAATAAGTCTTTGTTCTGTAAACAAGAGAATGATCTCAATGGTAATATGGATTCTCTTTACCACCACTGTAATCATGCTGACAGTCTTCTAgactctttatctgtctgtgggCATGATCGTGACAGCACAAAAAACAGCTTCTGTCCACATAACAGCGGAGTAAATTCAATCAGAAATCATGGTTCACTTTACAGTGATGCCAGATACACAAGAAGTAGCCTGAAGCTGTTCACTGACCCTGAACCACCAACTGACATTAACACTCTCACTGAGGGCGACATAACACCGTACAAAAACATTGATATGCAAACTTACATAACTATGCGAAACCTCAAAAATCAGAGCTATGTGAACAAAAACAGTTATAAAGATACCAACTTACTGTTTGATTTGAACTCAGACAACACTGATGACTCAAAACCACCAATCAACCCATTTTTAGACCAAAACAGCAATGAAAACACAACACAGCAGCTTGTATCTTTCCCTGCTTACTACCTTTATCACCCCAATAACTGCCCTTTGCATAAAGGCGCCCCCCCACGGCTGTCCCCTGTTGGAGCGATCTCACCTCCCCACAGGTCTGGGCCTCCAGTTCCAGGCACAGATGTTGCCCGTCTCTGTTCACCCCTGTTCCCCCGCAGTCGCACCCTTCCTGCCCTTGCTGCCCCCCTTTACTACCCTTATCTGTACACTCCCCCTGTTCAAGCCCCTCTGCGGGAACCATCGGTCCCCATACTCCACTCTCAGCAGACTCCACCACCGCTCACTTTGA CATTTCGCAGCTTCTCATTCGCTGGCTCTGAGCAGAAGAACGTTGCCTGGATGGGAGAAGATGTGAGGCCCTCACTGAGTGCTGAAGGGCTGTCTTCTGCCTGCCtgcaagaaaagaaaa CTCTTGTCAATTCAGTAAGTGTGGCAGTGGAAGCCATCTTGGCTCAGTTCAATTTGTCCAGGACTGTTGTGCAGAAG TTTCACTCAGTAGATAAG ACTCTTTCTGGAGACAGCAGTGTAAATCCCGCTCTGGGTCGTCTGGTACTGCAGTGCCTTTGCCCAGCCCTGCGCAGCCTGCTCTCTGATGGACTCAAGCCCCACCAGAGTGACCTCATTGCAGGCAGAAGGCCAAATACACCCTGGGGGTTGGTTCAGGCCTCCACCAGACCAG GCCCGAGCACACAGGCTTTGCACAGCCTCCAGACTAAAGTAGCAGGGCTTCCTCAGCTTAGGCAGAGCAGACACAGGTTCAACGCATTCCTGTTTGGCCTTCTTAA TGTCAAGCTCCTGGACTGCTGGCTTTCACATCTGCAGTCCTGCAGTG ATGTGTTGGAGACATATTACCGGCCCACTTCCTTCATGCGTCTGTCACTAACTTCTTGCCAGTCTCTTTTTGAGGAGCTTCTCCTCCTCCTGCAGCCTCTCTCTCTTCTGACCTTTAACCTCGACCTGCTGTTTCAGCATCACCACCTTGACCCCTCCTCCCCAACTCTCACCCCAGCCAGTCAGACATCTGAGATATATTGCCCACCAAATGAAGAGTTCAGCTTCCACTTGTCACCCAAGGGGCTTTTCCAAGGAAGACGTCTTGGAAGCGAGTTAGAGCAAGACCATGGCAGTTTGGGTTTAGCCACCAATCCTAATTCAGGTCTCACGAGTCACGTTCTTGATGTGTCAGCTTATCGCAATCCAATTTCGCTGTCATCAGACGTCACCAAGGAGGAAGCCAATCCGCCATTATCATTGTTTAAAGGGAATGACATCTCCATACCTCTTAATGCAGGAAGCATTTCCCAACAGGCAGGCCAGGCTCTTCAGCAAGGCTGGGGGGCAGTAATGCGTTTGGGGGAGCGTTTTGGGCAAAACTTTGGATTGGCCACCACCACAGAGGATGTTAAAGGTCCAAACTCACCAGAAGACTGCAAGACTGGCTTCTCACTGAATCTGAAATGTCCAGATGAAAACAGGCAGGAACCAAGAGATGACCTTTCCTTGAGGGATAGTGGAGCTGCTGTTCCCTGGGGTCTGGGACGTCTATTTGGTGCTTCTAAGAGCCCCAACAACCCACCAACAAGCAG GCGCCCATCTCAGTGGCTCTCCCCAGGCTTGTCTGCCCTTTCCCGCTTAGTTAATCTTGGCCAGGGTCCTCCACCTGAGAAGAGAGAGCCCCAGAGAAGCAAAGATAAGGAGGAAGatgaaaatgaaaagattaaTGAAACCAGAGATCAGCCAAACCCCTTGAG GATGGTCAGGACTCTGTGTGACCACACAGGCACAGGAGCAGAGCTGAGCTTCGGTAAGGGGGAGGAGCTTGTCCTGTTGGGAGGCGTGGACCACGATTGGATCCGATGTCGTCAAGGTCACAAGGAAGGCCTTGTTCCCATTGGTTATGCTTCACTTATCATGTGA
- the LOC132102872 gene encoding uncharacterized protein LOC132102872 isoform X3, protein MHPSSRPSVPPRSRRFDNRRTEVKPSQGAKREDKIMNMASSFPRRGTRGPPESSRLKGPGQGARAPVVQSKLVRPKKNGAHAIPAISKPKSGHTVSNPVPAVDPNYNEPSLPCLCCDGPSPQDINSLFNHNHNNNNTVNIGQQMKLPPPQKELVVPKQDIKEDECKPEVIQPNLIPVEEREEENGIVDEKEGGELKNDDCSVKVNANVDENGNGNCNGEDDEDDDDEDDEDDDTLVPSSCNCPESMLDFSLTSSTSSSSTSISSCSDLECDCPETFSLSSQDQEATERYPSSCSLDTNCPAFQSSVLPLDLNTSARSPCSSDEGYPSAPCTPSSDYIDSKGSEEGKCNKVDLLHFLDSIEELGKMDLFYRIARLACWELDGELIVRDRLDHQQKLQRVNKEVKLAYLVKLQEEGLDFDDEDITGVLDEMGNIEIPWKLYKSNKSSESQEFSDAGVDLTVPSDLDETPASDSLAPSPLDPPPRPPKPPTRHVSAHPESHTYENISRQHVFSVSSTDDATSIPVPALPVLSSSSSPPLLKPPVLPPLPSQPVPYFTLNTVRPALTSPTPPIPPPRRRHKARLEAQRLAELEREKAPLSFPPPMSRPPPLPPPPVMSSPPAIPPPPSLSPPPSFHALDVEIRKLLALAGLTQAELLKLSPELGVCVDVVLENEQQPMSDVSQIREISLNRTHKEESKDIPDKGYSSLEEGFGKDRSTGVKELDTLSEKEVSKDEQKEANRTTSFTEMARRRKRNGGHCNHSCSCVFGSPNSYYSTDLSNTNIPNVSFGCFDYTSMIADTPPPPPPRPLPPCPPIASNPPELPPLKPCTLPANASRPDRFDWLIAFTPDTESPPLEMRKSSNDAILQKGPTSTSGSKVTTFKELRNRSKQSYPPAHIQPEPDPTVITPDPDFLYNLKWRREKIDGNGWEYTSQAQASFLQPPPTPASLSLFREMCRLNKQEDCPAEPKVSQQLGCSVSEGSLRTICDERDKAVHTKKMDDENKVEVRGLADGAWTLETRTTAFRSFSFAGSEQKNVAWMGEDVRPSLSAEGLSSACLQEKKTLVNSVSVAVEAILAQFNLSRTVVQKFHSVDKTLSGDSSVNPALGRLVLQCLCPALRSLLSDGLKPHQSDLIAGRRPNTPWGLVQASTRPGPSTQALHSLQTKVAGLPQLRQSRHRFNAFLFGLLNVKLLDCWLSHLQSCSDVLETYYRPTSFMRLSLTSCQSLFEELLLLLQPLSLLTFNLDLLFQHHHLDPSSPTLTPASQTSEIYCPPNEEFSFHLSPKGLFQGRRLGSELEQDHGSLGLATNPNSGLTSHVLDVSAYRNPISLSSDVTKEEANPPLSLFKGNDISIPLNAGSISQQAGQALQQGWGAVMRLGERFGQNFGLATTTEDVKGPNSPEDCKTGFSLNLKCPDENRQEPRDDLSLRDSGAAVPWGLGRLFGASKSPNNPPTSRRPSQWLSPGLSALSRLVNLGQGPPPEKREPQRSKDKEEDENEKINETRDQPNPLRMVRTLCDHTGTGAELSFGKGEELVLLGGVDHDWIRCRQGHKEGLVPIGYASLIM, encoded by the exons CAAGGTGCACGAGCTCCTGTGGTTCAGTCCAAACTGGTGCGGCCAAAGAAGAATGGTGCTCACGCAATACCAGCAATCTCAAAACCAAAAAGTGGACACACTGTTTCAAACCCAGTCCCAGCTGTGGATCCAAACTATAATGAGCCAAGCCTACCTTGTCTGTGTTGTGATGGCCCTTCACCTCAGGATATCAACAGCCTTTTTAATCACAACCATAACAACAATAACACTGTAAACATCGGGCAACAAATGAAGCTGCCACCGCCACAGAAGGAATTGGTAGTGCCAAAACAAGACATCAAAGAAGATGAGTGTAAGCCAGAAGTAATACAACCTAATCTTATCCCagtggaagagagagaggaggaaaatgGCATTGTGGATGAAAAAGAGGGTGGTGAGCTCAAAAATGATGACTGTAGTGTAAAAGTGAATGCTAATGTTGATGAGAATGGCAACGGCAATTGTAAtggtgaagatgatgaagatgatgacgatgaagatgatgaagatgatgatactCTTGTCCCTTCTTCCTGCAACTGTCCAGAATCCATGCTGGACTTCTCCCTCACATCTTCTACCTCATCTTCATCTACATCCATCAGCAGCTGCTCTGATCTGGAGTGTGACTGCCCTGAAACATTTTCATTGTCATCACAGGACCAAGAGGCAACTGAACGCTATCCATCGTCTTGTTCCCTGGATACCAACTGCCCTGCCTTTCAGTCCAGTGTCTTACCACTGGATCTCAACACTTCTGCAAGATCGCCTTGCTCTTCTGATGAAGGCTATCCCTCAGCCCCGTGCACTCCATCCTCTGActacatagacagcaagggaTCAGAAGAAGGAAAATGTAATAAAGTGGATCTCCTACATTTTTTAGACTCCATAGAAGAGTTGGGAAAAATGGATCTGTTCTACCGCATTGCTAGGCTGGCATGCTGGGAACTGGATGGTGAGCTGATTGTCAGAGATAGATTGGATCACCAGCAGAAGCTTCAGAGGGTTAACAAAGAGGTAAAGTTGGCTTATCTTGTGAAACTTCAGGAGGAAGGGTTAGACTTTGACGATGAGGATATCACTGGAGTTTTGGATGAAATGGGGAATATTGAAATTCCATGGAAGTTGTATAAAAGCAACAAATCAAGTGAATCCCAGGAATTTTCTGATGCAGGGGTAGATCTGACAGTTCCTTCTGACCTTGATGAAACCCCTGCCTCTGATTCACTTGCTCCATCACCACTGGATCCTCCTCCTCGGCCCCCGAAACCTCCAACAAGGCATGTGAGTGCCCATCCAGAATCACACACTTACGAGAACATCAGCAGACAACATGTCTTCTCAGTCTCATCCACCGATGATGCTACAAGTATCCCTGTCCCTGCCTTGCCTGTGctttcatcctcatcctcaccccCACTCCTGAAACCTCCTGTCCTTCCTCCACTGCCATCACAGCCTGTGCCCTACTTCACCCTAAATACAGTCAGACCTGCTCTTACCTCCCCCACCCCACCAATTCCTCCTCCAAGAAGAAGGCATAAAGCCCGTCTAGAGGCTCAGAGACTTGCTGAGCTTGAAAGAGAAAAGGCTCCTCTGTCTTTTCCACCACCAATGTCTAGACCTCCTCCATTGCCACCTCCACCTGTGATGTCCTCTCCTCCAGCTATTCCACCTCCACCATCACTCTCGCCACCTCCATCTTTTCATGCTCTGGATGTGGAAATCCGAAAGTTGCTTGCACTGGCAGGCCTCACCCAGGCTGAATTGCTTAAACTTAGTCCCGAGTTGGGTGTCTGTGTAGATGTTGTCTTGGAGAATGAGCAACAGCCTATGTCTGATGTCTCTCAGATTAGAGAAATCAGTTTAAACAGGACACACAAGGAAGAAAGTAAGGATATTCCAGATAAGGGATATTCCAGTTTGGAGGAAGGATTTGGGAAAGACAGGTCTACAGGTGTAAAGGAATTAGATACTCTCAGTGAAAAGGAAGTTTCTAAAGATGAACAGAAGGAAGCAAACAGGACAACATCCTTCACAGAAATGGCAAGACGACGTAAGAGAAATGGTGGACACTGTAATCATAGCTGCAGCTGTGTTTTTGGATCTCCCAACTCGTATTACAGCACTGATCTTAGCAATACAAACATCCCGAATGTTAGCTTTGGATGTTTTGATTATACTTCAATGATTGCAGAtacacctcctcctccacctccaagACCATTGCCCCCTTGTCCACCAATCGCCTCCAACCCTCCTGAACTTCCTCCTCTCAAGCCATGCACTCTACCCGCCAATGCTTCTCGTCCTGACAGATTTGACTGGTTGATAGCCTTCACCCCAGATACAGAGTCACCACCTCTTGAGATGCGAAAATCATCAAATGATGCCATATTGCAAAAAGGCCCAACTTCAACTTCAGGATCAAAAGTCACAACCTTTAAAGAATTACGCAACAGAAGCAAACAGAGCTACCCACCAGCTCATATTCAACCAGAACCTGATCCAACTGTTATCACCCCAGACCCTGATTTCCTGTACAACCTCAAATGGAGAAGAGAAAAGATTGATGGGAATGGCTGGGAATATACTTCCCAAGCACAAGCCTCATTTCTTCAGCctccacccactcctgcctcatTGTCCCTATTTAGGGAAATGTGCCGCCTGAATAAACAAGAAGATTGTCCAGCAGAACCCAAAGTGTCCCAACAACTTGGCTGTTCAGTAAGTGAAGGCAGCCTAAGAACTATTTGTGATGAAAGAGATAaagctgttcacaccaagaagaTGGATGATGAAAATAAAGTGGAAGTTAGGGGATTGGCAGATGGAGCATGGACTTTGGAAACCAGGACAACAG CATTTCGCAGCTTCTCATTCGCTGGCTCTGAGCAGAAGAACGTTGCCTGGATGGGAGAAGATGTGAGGCCCTCACTGAGTGCTGAAGGGCTGTCTTCTGCCTGCCtgcaagaaaagaaaa CTCTTGTCAATTCAGTAAGTGTGGCAGTGGAAGCCATCTTGGCTCAGTTCAATTTGTCCAGGACTGTTGTGCAGAAG TTTCACTCAGTAGATAAG ACTCTTTCTGGAGACAGCAGTGTAAATCCCGCTCTGGGTCGTCTGGTACTGCAGTGCCTTTGCCCAGCCCTGCGCAGCCTGCTCTCTGATGGACTCAAGCCCCACCAGAGTGACCTCATTGCAGGCAGAAGGCCAAATACACCCTGGGGGTTGGTTCAGGCCTCCACCAGACCAG GCCCGAGCACACAGGCTTTGCACAGCCTCCAGACTAAAGTAGCAGGGCTTCCTCAGCTTAGGCAGAGCAGACACAGGTTCAACGCATTCCTGTTTGGCCTTCTTAA TGTCAAGCTCCTGGACTGCTGGCTTTCACATCTGCAGTCCTGCAGTG ATGTGTTGGAGACATATTACCGGCCCACTTCCTTCATGCGTCTGTCACTAACTTCTTGCCAGTCTCTTTTTGAGGAGCTTCTCCTCCTCCTGCAGCCTCTCTCTCTTCTGACCTTTAACCTCGACCTGCTGTTTCAGCATCACCACCTTGACCCCTCCTCCCCAACTCTCACCCCAGCCAGTCAGACATCTGAGATATATTGCCCACCAAATGAAGAGTTCAGCTTCCACTTGTCACCCAAGGGGCTTTTCCAAGGAAGACGTCTTGGAAGCGAGTTAGAGCAAGACCATGGCAGTTTGGGTTTAGCCACCAATCCTAATTCAGGTCTCACGAGTCACGTTCTTGATGTGTCAGCTTATCGCAATCCAATTTCGCTGTCATCAGACGTCACCAAGGAGGAAGCCAATCCGCCATTATCATTGTTTAAAGGGAATGACATCTCCATACCTCTTAATGCAGGAAGCATTTCCCAACAGGCAGGCCAGGCTCTTCAGCAAGGCTGGGGGGCAGTAATGCGTTTGGGGGAGCGTTTTGGGCAAAACTTTGGATTGGCCACCACCACAGAGGATGTTAAAGGTCCAAACTCACCAGAAGACTGCAAGACTGGCTTCTCACTGAATCTGAAATGTCCAGATGAAAACAGGCAGGAACCAAGAGATGACCTTTCCTTGAGGGATAGTGGAGCTGCTGTTCCCTGGGGTCTGGGACGTCTATTTGGTGCTTCTAAGAGCCCCAACAACCCACCAACAAGCAG GCGCCCATCTCAGTGGCTCTCCCCAGGCTTGTCTGCCCTTTCCCGCTTAGTTAATCTTGGCCAGGGTCCTCCACCTGAGAAGAGAGAGCCCCAGAGAAGCAAAGATAAGGAGGAAGatgaaaatgaaaagattaaTGAAACCAGAGATCAGCCAAACCCCTTGAG GATGGTCAGGACTCTGTGTGACCACACAGGCACAGGAGCAGAGCTGAGCTTCGGTAAGGGGGAGGAGCTTGTCCTGTTGGGAGGCGTGGACCACGATTGGATCCGATGTCGTCAAGGTCACAAGGAAGGCCTTGTTCCCATTGGTTATGCTTCACTTATCATGTGA